actggtttgagctgatagaaagtcaacagtaactgaccacttgttacaaccgaggtaagcagaagagcatctctgaacgcacagcacgtccaaccttgaggcggatgggctacagcagcagaagaccacactgggcatcactcctgtcagctaagaacaggaaactgaggctacaattcgcacaggatCACCAAAGAAACGgaatggaacgggagattcgcatcatggttgacaaaactgctgcaactgggtgaggctatcatgtcaatatggacaaaaatctctaaggaataattccagtaccttgttgaatctatgccacgaaggattaaggcagttctgaaggcaaaagggggtccaactgggtactagtaaggtgcacctaataaagtggctggtgagtgtacgtcagtggctaccagttttcagcattctttaaaatatcttgttttgtgttcaacaggaaaggAAATCATAAACATTTGACACcaaaaattaatcaataaaaactTAAAGGTATAGTTTGCCTTAAACTTGTCAgaatttaatcatattattggtaaattcatattttttttttgagcataatattttaatatgttggTAACAGTTTTGTAGCTGCAATACTTAACTAATTACTTAATCGTTACATTGTgtagttgattttattttttaattgattgacagacataatatagaatttttttttcatatttctccaTTGGAAATCTTAATATCTAACTTTGAAGatccaataaaataaaaagcaagcagaaataatgaatcaataatttaaaaaatctagaTTAAATAAGTTAATCGTCTAAAGTGACCATATCTGTTCACAAGGCTTGACTAATCTTTTTGATTTTTatggtttaatttaattttaccttGTATACCTAATAATTGCCTTGATGTTTTGGATCTTCAAAGACTTTTCATTTGAGAAACAGAAAAAATGTTAACactctattttgatggtccatttgagtattagtggaccgtctgcttaatatctgttggtactgctccttcaacagacatttagctgactgtaagaaacttggcaagtacatgtcaacttacacctaacactaaccccaaccctaaccccaacctaacagtttacatataatctaatgagaattagttggcatgtagatgcaatgaaattaaattcaacaaacggaccatcaaaataaagtgggaccaaaaaaaaaatcttaattttagttttttcaaaCATTAACTAGACTCTTATGGGTGTTGGTGATTAGACCCTTCATAAAACCATTTTAGACCTGATGAAAATACTTCTTAAGACACTGACATCAGCACTGATGCACAGTGAAACTGTTTGCATAATCATATTTGCATTACACTTAACTCCAGAGGAACATTTGATATCATTGTTAAACACGGTTCTTCTCCTGAAGGAATAAGGATGAGCTCATATTTCTCACGTCCGCATATCTTGAATTCTAAATTATGTTAATTCTCAGTCGTGAATCAGAGTCTATGGGCTCGTGATGGTTTTTAGACTATGCTTGTCACTAGTAAGCTGACAACTCTGAGAAGCTTCAGTTTCACTGCAGGACAAACTCCACTGAATGCTACCTATTTGCATGAGAATTATTCATGCAGTGAAACTGGACACTTTACCCAGCACTTGGTCTTGCATTTAAATGCACAACTACAGTAAGCTTtccaaatatataaatgtatatttggtCTCTTTAAGATTCAGATGGCTTaatgagaaaaacaaaatattctgatGGATATGTATGACTTCAATAAAAGCTTGAACCAATTAGCCTGTCAAACTCAAACTCCTTGCATGTTATGTACAGATTTATTATGCAGCTCTGTAGATTactttctgattggtcagtaatAACATTCaagtatgttattcccagataataATTGCTGAATCTAATAGTCCACATGAAAAAGTaccatccctgctgaaaaaagagcatatgctggtaaggtatgttttgatgctggtctaGCTGATTTCAATGCTGGTTTTTGCTGGTCTcgatgctggttttgctggtctcaatgctggtcaggACCAGCACTGAGACCAGCGAGACCAGCAAAAAACACCATTGAAACTAGCAAGACCAGaataccagcatcaaaacatacctaaccagcatatgttgttgtttttttccagcaGGGATAGAAATTAatggtaaatactatagtgtttttgaaccatactatagtaaagcactGTCTTTACAagtatttgttaataaatgctaaacTGTAGCATTGccaatagtgaactgataaactgtaataaatactgtactttACCTTAATATACAAAGTTGTAGAAAATGAATTTTGGGTCACCTGTTTATATACTATCCTTGTTTCTATAGCAACTGTGTAATCACAGCAGAcgtagtatttactatatattactatagtgttttttcacGTGGGAACTCATCTGGGTACTACGAATTATCTTGACTTAGGTAAAACAGTCATATCCATTTAAAGATATGCTTATCTATGACACcggtgtttttgtttgtttggcgccatcttgtaattaaatacattagtGTAAGTTGAGttcagccatttttgtttctgtaagttttacatttaataaaagagCTGGTAAATTGTAAATACAGCTCAATGTTTTGTATAGTAAAGTTTTTTGTTGCAAGCAGACGTGTAATGagcaggataatgtacatccagctgcttgttttcacaaaataaagcCTTTCAATCTTCATTTCAGGCTGCTGCTAAGCTCGTTGATGTTTATCCTGAGAGAACAATGggctatgcacagctagtgtttttcaacaAATGACGAACTTCCGGTGAAAAGtttatgtgactgttttcaatttcataaggttccttttacagcatcgacattATATTTACAATCAGTCAAATAGcgtaagcatccatttggttgtagAGACGAAAGACTGTTTAAATGCAGGTGCCATCATTAGCAATAGGCTAGCGCAAAAACtcaattgaaaatactggggtaaaatttatttcaatatttaaagactgatacccactttatattgtatctcagccagACATTGAtgatcactttttttttcaaagaaatcagatcttaaatgctgcgattttgtatgggatgacaattcacctgAAGCCCtagggctggctgactgaaattaaaagtctgtgtatatatatccCATAGCCTATATGTACATCATTATCCCTTACATATGATGTTACAATAACTAAATTTCATTACAGCATGTACAGTATCTTTAATTGTAAAACTGACACGAAACATCGCAGAAAcacccaaaaatgtcaacaaaaaaacaaagctgacaCCCAAAAGAACAGGGCATTGACTTAAGTAATGAGCCTCTGCTGTTTTATTCATGTTTGcaaattaaaatagaataaattaacactttttttctaaaaatatacaaaaatactgtaaaactttCCTAGAAAGCCTCAACACAGTAGTATTGCCATGTACCGCATACTATAATAAGCACAGTGGTCTATCTATTTTTGAGAACCAATGAAGATGAAACTCTTCTGTGTTGGGATATTTCCACATTCCAGACAACGACATTCAGTCTTTTCCTGGATTTCTGAACAATACACTGTACTCAATTAAGCATATAGAGTAGCCAGCAAATGCACACTCTCGCTCACATTCATGTCACTTTTATAGACGTTTTAGGCtctgatatacacacacatacacacaagcatcATGGAGGCAACATGGGCCTGTGAAAATGTTGAAAGGGTGGAGAGAAGAACAACTTGAAGCATCTGCTCACAGTTCAGTGATCCTCTGAGCAGCACAGGAATCTGGTAAATATGGCCACTAAAAGTTTATAGTACATTGCTGATTGAGACAATTACACACTATTATCTACAATCATGTCACATAACCACCAACATTATTTAGAATATGCATTCACTGACATCTGATATCACTGGAGGTCTTGGGTTAAAAGTGTCTGATGTtgtattttgtctattttgtctgCTACATTAACACTGAACAGATATTTCAGAGGACTTTCTTTGCTTTTCTCACTCTCCAGCCCCTGCATATGGGATGCATAGCATGACTGTTGGATGTCTTAACCATCCTCATGCAAAACAAATCCAATTCTGTTACATAATGATGTGAATCGACTGATAAAAGTCTACTTTTGAACGATTTACTTCCATGGCTATTTAGATTTTAGGGTTCCCACACTTTCTGACCAATTAATTTACATGGTTATTAATGGAGCTGACAGGCAgaaaaccttaaaaatacaaatgtgttcTCACAACTTAATAGTACAGCAGCTTGTTTACTAACACTTTATCTCATTTTAAGTAAATTGGATGCTTGATATattaatttgttccttaattttaCCAAAACATGGCCACATTGTAATTATTGATTGCTTTTTTGTAGGCTACTTAAATCAAATTATGGGAACAAATTAGTGGAATGTgacaatttattaaatgaatgaactaaaattAGTTGAATTGTCATTGCTATGATTTACAAAATgagaacaaattattattatttccctcAGAATGTCACATGTAGGACTTcctaaaataatatgtaaattagGCTACTTCTCCAGTCGTTTGTGATTTTTAAAGACACTATAgtcatttttttatgattttatagtaatatttgggcaaaaatacagtattttttccacTATTATGCTTGTTGCAAGCCTGGAAGTCATACTTTTGAAATTCCCTGATTTATCCAGGACTGTGGGAACCCTGTGATTTGTGGATCTCGGAAAACGCACCAGTAATATCAGTCTTATAAAAGACAACGAAAGCCAAAAGAACGGGAAAGCGTTGTGATTAACAGCTCACTCGGCTGGGCTGTTGCTTACAAACAAAGTCCGTCATGAAATCGAACTCGTTCTGTCCAAGCCAGAGCTCTGGCAGCTCCTTTATTCGGTCCAAGCCCATTTCTATCACCAGTGACATCAAGACCTCCTCGTCAATAAAATCTGTGTCGATAACGTTGGGGGGCAGCATTGCTGCAGGCATGTGGTGGCCAGGCAAAGGAACCCCAGACGTGTTCTGCTTAGCGATACTGTCTCGGAACTGCTGTCCTGTCCCGTTTAACTGGTGACTGGCGGGGTGTAGTTCGTGCATGTAATGGTGATGGTGGGAAGGATGCGTGTGGTGACCGTAGTAAGGCGTGTTAAGCTTCTGCAACTGCATGCTTGCAGCGAGCTGCTGTCCTTGTCCGACAAACTGGGAGTTAAAGCGGGTAGGCAAGTTCCCATTGGGGATTCCTCCGTTTATATTATTCCCAGAGGGCATGGAATGCCGGATCCCGTTGTTTGCGTTTATATTCCCTCCCGCGTAATGCATGTGATCTCCCATGATAACGTTATAATGTTGCTGCTGCGGAAGCGCGTTGGAGAACTGTCCCATTCCCATCCTGCGCGCGGAGTGCTGATGTCCGTTCACAGCATCTGGGAAACGACCATGGTTCATTGCCATCATGCGGTCTACCATTCCCCTGGAAAACAGTTTGCAAAAGTTAATACGTGCAAAACACGACGTGCAGATATGTTCCCGAAGGATTTGCTTTCGAAATAGTTAAACAATGAACAAAAGCCTTTTTTGCAGTGTGCACAATAAAGCACACGTCTCTGACGGTGGCATGAACATTTATAAGCAGGATAAACTTTGTAACCTTTACCTCTCCGCTTAAATCTGCTGAGTGCGTTGCACCGCAGACGGCAAAAGCAAAAAGTAACTGACAATCCCAGAGATGAAAGAGTTTACAATCCCTCCTAATCCAAGTCAACAAGAAGCGTATGCTCTCCAAACGCAGACCGCATTCAGCGCCAGCCTCCGCATCAAAAACATTACGAAAAAAACTGCTGCATGCTTCTCGGTCAGCACTCATATACAATCAAGCCAGGGGCGGAGCAAAGCCAACCTTCAATCTGACTACACTCAAGCCTGTGGCAAGCGGTTCTATCACGTAGGCATACCAGT
Above is a genomic segment from Danio aesculapii chromosome 20, fDanAes4.1, whole genome shotgun sequence containing:
- the cited2 gene encoding cbp/p300-interacting transactivator 2 encodes the protein MVDRMMAMNHGRFPDAVNGHQHSARRMGMGQFSNALPQQQHYNVIMGDHMHYAGGNINANNGIRHSMPSGNNINGGIPNGNLPTRFNSQFVGQGQQLAASMQLQKLNTPYYGHHTHPSHHHHYMHELHPASHQLNGTGQQFRDSIAKQNTSGVPLPGHHMPAAMLPPNVIDTDFIDEEVLMSLVIEMGLDRIKELPELWLGQNEFDFMTDFVCKQQPSRVSC